In Hyphomicrobiales bacterium, a single window of DNA contains:
- a CDS encoding OsmC family protein: MKAKITWINGRAFLGESGSGHAVVMDGAPEAGGRNIGVRPMEMLLLGLGGCTAFDIVMILEKAREKVTGCEIELDGERATEDPKVFTKVTMTYVLKGHGLKPAVVERAVKLSAEKYCSASKMFEKTAEISHAWKIIEA, translated from the coding sequence ATGAAAGCCAAAATCACCTGGATCAACGGCCGCGCCTTCCTGGGCGAGTCGGGCTCGGGTCATGCCGTCGTCATGGATGGTGCGCCGGAGGCGGGAGGCCGCAACATCGGCGTGCGCCCCATGGAAATGCTGCTGCTCGGCCTCGGCGGCTGCACCGCTTTCGACATCGTGATGATCCTCGAAAAGGCGCGCGAGAAAGTGACGGGCTGCGAAATCGAACTCGACGGTGAACGCGCCACGGAAGACCCCAAAGTTTTCACGAAAGTCACCATGACCTACGTGCTGAAGGGCCACGGACTGAAACCCGCCGTGGTGGAGCGCGCCGTCAAACTTTCGGCGGAAAAATACTGTTCAGCCTCCAAGATGTTCGAGAAGACCGCGGAGATTTCCCACGCATGGAAGATCATCGAAGCCTGA
- a CDS encoding tryptophan-rich sensory protein, which produces MRDFLALLGFIVLCLAVGALGGWATAQSVADWYPTLAKPSWTPPPWLFMPVWTTLYVLMGIAAWLVWRKGNARGAMLIFAAQLLLNLAWSFLFFGARSPGLGLLDIIPLWIAIAAMIFAYSFRSRLAAFLMVPYLAWVSFATALNAALFMLN; this is translated from the coding sequence ATGCGGGATTTTCTGGCACTTCTGGGGTTCATCGTGCTGTGCCTCGCGGTGGGCGCGCTGGGCGGATGGGCCACGGCCCAATCGGTGGCGGACTGGTATCCGACCCTGGCCAAGCCCTCGTGGACGCCGCCACCGTGGCTGTTCATGCCGGTGTGGACGACGCTCTACGTTCTCATGGGCATTGCGGCGTGGCTGGTCTGGCGCAAGGGCAATGCGCGGGGCGCCATGCTCATCTTCGCGGCGCAGCTGCTCTTGAACCTCGCCTGGTCGTTCCTGTTTTTCGGAGCCCGTTCGCCGGGGCTGGGGCTGCTCGACATCATCCCCTTGTGGATTGCGATCGCGGCGATGATCTTCGCCTATTCCTTCAGAAGCCGCCTCGCCGCCTTCCTGATGGTGCCCTATCTCGCCTGGGTCAGCTTCGCCACCGCGCTCAATGCGGCGTTGTTCATGCTGAATTGA
- a CDS encoding MoaD/ThiS family protein: MATVHFTSNLRRHVDCARVESTGGTVRAVLDGAFAANPQLRHYLLDDQGALRKHMRILIDGQAINDRHHLSDIVTPTSQIWVMQALSGG, translated from the coding sequence ATGGCCACTGTCCATTTCACCTCGAACCTGCGGCGCCATGTGGATTGCGCGCGCGTGGAGAGCACCGGAGGTACGGTCAGGGCCGTGCTGGATGGCGCCTTCGCGGCCAATCCGCAGCTCCGCCACTATCTGCTGGATGACCAGGGGGCGCTGCGCAAGCACATGCGCATCCTCATCGACGGCCAGGCCATCAACGACCGGCACCATCTCTCCGACATCGTGACGCCCACTTCGCAAATCTGGGTCATGCAGGCCCTCTCGGGAGGCTAG
- a CDS encoding exo-alpha-sialidase translates to MAPSLMVSTRKGLFDVAKGSRGWMVRDAHFLGDNVTLTLHDPRDGADYAALNHGHFGIKLHRRDRGRKSWKEITTPAYPRKPETLVDLDGWGKPVTWSTQLIWSMETGGPNQKGTLWAGTLPGGLFRSRDRGETWELMESLWRHPSRNKWLGGGADIPGIHSICVDPRDPDTVRVAVSCGGVWVTKDGGETWAQSAHGMRFGDGPPEEVANPETQDPHMMVQCAGDPSCFWVQHHAGIFKSVNDGVTWREVKAKPSSFGFGVAVHPQDPDTAWFVPGIKDEKRIPVGGALVVTRTQDGGRTFKSLSKGLPQKNAYDLVFRHGLAIDGSGKRLAMGSTTGNLWVSENGGEGWKQVSSTLPQIYAVRWV, encoded by the coding sequence ATGGCACCATCCCTCATGGTTTCCACCCGCAAGGGCTTGTTCGATGTGGCGAAGGGAAGCCGGGGATGGATGGTGCGGGATGCCCATTTCCTGGGAGACAACGTCACCCTCACCCTGCACGACCCCCGTGACGGGGCCGACTATGCGGCGCTGAACCACGGGCATTTCGGCATCAAACTGCATCGCCGCGACAGGGGCCGCAAAAGCTGGAAGGAAATCACCACGCCCGCCTATCCCAGGAAGCCGGAGACGCTTGTCGATCTTGATGGCTGGGGCAAGCCCGTCACCTGGTCCACGCAACTGATCTGGTCGATGGAGACGGGTGGTCCCAACCAGAAGGGCACGCTCTGGGCCGGCACCTTGCCGGGCGGTCTCTTTCGCTCGCGTGACCGGGGCGAGACTTGGGAGTTGATGGAAAGCCTGTGGCGTCACCCGTCGCGCAACAAGTGGCTGGGCGGCGGTGCCGACATTCCGGGCATCCACTCGATCTGCGTTGACCCCCGCGATCCGGATACGGTTCGCGTTGCGGTCTCGTGCGGCGGCGTGTGGGTCACGAAGGATGGCGGCGAGACCTGGGCGCAGTCGGCCCATGGCATGCGCTTTGGCGATGGTCCGCCGGAAGAAGTGGCCAACCCCGAGACGCAAGACCCGCACATGATGGTGCAATGTGCCGGAGACCCGTCGTGCTTCTGGGTGCAGCACCACGCCGGCATCTTCAAATCAGTCAACGATGGCGTGACGTGGCGCGAGGTGAAGGCCAAGCCCTCTTCATTCGGCTTCGGCGTTGCTGTTCATCCGCAAGACCCTGACACGGCGTGGTTCGTGCCGGGCATCAAGGATGAAAAGCGAATCCCCGTGGGCGGTGCGCTGGTGGTCACGCGCACGCAGGATGGCGGGCGGACGTTCAAGAGCCTCAGCAAGGGCCTGCCGCAGAAGAATGCCTATGATCTCGTCTTCCGCCACGGCCTCGCCATTGACGGCAGCGGCAAGCGCCTTGCCATGGGGTCGACGACGGGCAACCTGTGGGTCAGCGAAAACGGTGGCGAGGGGTGGAAGCAGGTCAGTTCCACGCTTCCACAGATCTATGCGGTGCGCTGGGTGTAA
- a CDS encoding DUF1007 family protein produces the protein MRRPILSLVFLCGVGLSSASAHPHVWADVRTSLMVDAQGLITGVRMEWTFDEAYSGFALDGLDVNGDGTYGPEEIKPLTDENIANLAESDYFAVMRQNNKPLPHGKVTDYTQIYENNRLTLAFVFPLVTPADPRKGVFDYKVYDPDFFISFDYVKDDPVDVEGTLPQGCSWELKPFLSDEELEKKRNFLADKGTDWVNDTGEDFGSLFARPMVVTCGS, from the coding sequence ATGCGGCGGCCCATCCTTTCTCTCGTCTTTCTCTGCGGCGTGGGCCTGTCTTCGGCGTCGGCGCATCCGCATGTGTGGGCCGATGTGCGCACGAGCCTGATGGTGGACGCACAGGGCCTCATCACCGGTGTGCGCATGGAGTGGACCTTCGATGAAGCCTACAGCGGCTTCGCACTCGATGGACTCGATGTGAACGGTGACGGCACCTATGGACCGGAAGAAATCAAGCCGCTCACCGACGAGAATATCGCAAACCTCGCGGAGTCCGACTACTTCGCCGTGATGCGGCAGAACAACAAGCCGCTGCCGCATGGCAAGGTCACGGACTACACGCAGATCTACGAGAACAACCGCCTGACGCTGGCCTTTGTCTTCCCGCTGGTGACACCGGCCGATCCGCGCAAGGGCGTGTTCGACTACAAGGTCTATGACCCCGACTTCTTCATCTCCTTCGATTACGTGAAGGATGATCCCGTCGATGTGGAGGGAACGCTGCCGCAGGGCTGCAGCTGGGAACTGAAGCCGTTCCTCAGCGATGAGGAACTGGAGAAGAAGCGCAACTTCCTGGCCGACAAGGGCACGGACTGGGTGAATGACACGGGCGAGGATTTTGGCTCGCTCTTCGCGCGCCCGATGGTGGTGACATGCGGCTCCTGA
- a CDS encoding haloacid dehalogenase type II, protein MAAAKLEGIQACVFDAYGTLFNVAAPVEKLAGEIGDKAVDLAPLWRRKQLEYTWLRSLMGVHADFWHVTREALDYSLKQLDINEAGLADELMTLYLKLDPYPDALEGLAALKKKGKRTAILSNGSPSMLDSTVRHAGMDKLFDHVLSAEEVGIYKPSRRVYRLAMQKLVIHDTPSICFVSANTWDAQAAAQFGFQVVRIARQPTIDDNIPGKPARVITSLVELAELV, encoded by the coding sequence ATGGCAGCGGCGAAACTGGAAGGCATTCAGGCCTGCGTCTTTGACGCCTATGGCACGCTGTTCAACGTCGCCGCTCCGGTGGAAAAACTCGCAGGCGAAATTGGTGACAAGGCGGTGGACCTGGCGCCTCTCTGGCGCCGCAAGCAACTGGAATACACCTGGCTCCGCAGCCTCATGGGCGTGCATGCCGATTTCTGGCATGTGACGCGCGAGGCGCTCGACTACTCCCTCAAGCAACTCGACATCAATGAAGCCGGCCTCGCCGATGAATTGATGACGCTCTATCTCAAACTCGATCCCTACCCCGATGCGCTGGAGGGTCTCGCGGCGCTGAAGAAGAAGGGCAAGCGCACGGCCATTCTCTCCAATGGCTCGCCATCGATGCTCGATTCAACCGTGCGCCACGCCGGGATGGACAAGCTCTTCGATCACGTGCTGTCGGCCGAGGAAGTGGGCATCTACAAGCCAAGCCGCCGCGTCTACCGTCTCGCCATGCAGAAGCTGGTGATCCACGACACGCCATCGATCTGCTTTGTATCCGCCAACACCTGGGATGCACAGGCCGCAGCCCAATTCGGCTTCCAGGTGGTGCGGATCGCCCGCCAGCCCACCATCGACGACAACATCCCCGGCAAACCCGCCCGCGTGATCACCAGCCTCGTTGAGTTGGCGGAACTGGTTTAG
- a CDS encoding VOC family protein yields the protein MNKSTICLWYNHDAEEAANFYAETFPDSKVTGIHYAPSDFPDGKKGQVLLVEFTVCGIPCIGLNGGTAFRHNEAFSFQIATDDQVETDRYWNAIVDNHGEESACGWCKDKWGVSWQITPRVLTDAMAKGGAVAKRAFDAMMPMRKIDVAAIEAAVRGEAA from the coding sequence ATGAACAAGAGCACAATCTGCCTGTGGTACAACCACGACGCCGAAGAGGCCGCGAATTTCTATGCGGAGACATTTCCCGACAGCAAGGTGACGGGCATCCACTACGCGCCCTCGGATTTTCCGGATGGAAAGAAGGGCCAGGTACTGCTCGTTGAATTCACCGTCTGCGGCATTCCGTGCATCGGCCTCAACGGCGGTACGGCCTTCCGCCACAACGAGGCGTTCTCTTTTCAGATCGCTACCGACGACCAGGTTGAAACCGACCGCTACTGGAACGCCATCGTGGACAATCACGGCGAGGAAAGCGCCTGCGGCTGGTGCAAGGACAAGTGGGGCGTGTCGTGGCAGATCACGCCGCGCGTCCTGACGGATGCCATGGCCAAGGGTGGTGCCGTTGCCAAGCGGGCCTTCGATGCGATGATGCCCATGCGCAAGATCGACGTTGCCGCGATCGAGGCGGCGGTGCGGGGCGAAGCCGCCTGA
- a CDS encoding class I SAM-dependent methyltransferase, whose amino-acid sequence MGQGDGAKHDGFLGAVYDSRSTTDVAALYDKWAATYDAEMAQAGYRHPTICLALLARHLPKGTAPLLDAGAGTGLIGEWLQIMGYPQVEALDISEGMLKVAETKRCYSAFHVLALGGPLPFADDSYGGVISAGVFTSGHVGAEGLDELIRITRPGGIIVLTVKNTLWEAGFAERVAALESEGRVSRAEETEPYVSMPGETGTTPSRGLVLRVR is encoded by the coding sequence ATGGGGCAAGGTGACGGCGCGAAGCACGACGGCTTTCTCGGAGCTGTCTATGACTCCCGAAGCACGACGGACGTTGCGGCCCTCTACGACAAGTGGGCGGCCACCTATGACGCCGAGATGGCGCAGGCGGGCTACCGCCATCCCACCATCTGCCTCGCCCTGCTGGCGCGCCACCTGCCAAAAGGAACAGCGCCCCTGCTGGACGCCGGAGCGGGCACGGGCCTGATCGGGGAATGGTTGCAGATCATGGGCTACCCGCAAGTCGAAGCGCTGGATATTTCCGAGGGCATGTTGAAGGTGGCCGAGACGAAGCGCTGTTATTCCGCCTTTCATGTGCTGGCGCTGGGCGGGCCCTTGCCCTTTGCCGATGACAGCTATGGCGGCGTCATCTCGGCGGGCGTCTTCACCTCCGGTCACGTTGGCGCGGAAGGCCTGGATGAGCTGATCCGCATCACGCGGCCCGGCGGCATCATCGTGCTGACCGTGAAGAACACCCTGTGGGAGGCAGGCTTCGCGGAGCGCGTGGCGGCCCTCGAATCAGAAGGACGTGTGAGCCGCGCCGAAGAGACGGAGCCTTACGTGTCGATGCCCGGCGAAACCGGGACCACCCCCAGCCGCGGGCTGGTTTTGAGGGTGCGCTAA
- a CDS encoding zinc ABC transporter substrate-binding protein — MRLNTCLAALALGTAISTPGALAGPRVIASIVPVHSLVASIMDGVGEPELLLQGLSSEHQASYAPRQIEALGSADVVFMIGHGLELKLDELSGSEAVNRRTFVALSDTPGLTKLPIRVGATFPAHVHDAGEAEDGHADGTAAYDPHLWLDPENAKLMGAAIAGTLAKADPDHASQYAANARALSAEIDALEAALRRDLADVRGKPFLVQHDAYQYFERRFGLTAAGSITDFAASEPSAQRLKEVRDIVKESGAVCVFREPQFSARAADAVTEDTPARSGVVDGIGSTLVPGKQAYGTLLSTLAQSLKDCLAG, encoded by the coding sequence ATGCGCCTGAATACCTGCCTTGCAGCGCTCGCACTCGGGACCGCGATTTCTACGCCCGGCGCACTCGCCGGCCCCCGCGTCATTGCGTCCATCGTGCCGGTACATTCCCTCGTGGCATCGATCATGGACGGCGTGGGGGAGCCGGAACTTCTGTTGCAGGGGCTGAGCAGTGAACACCAGGCCTCCTACGCGCCGCGGCAGATCGAGGCGCTGGGGTCCGCTGATGTGGTGTTCATGATCGGTCACGGCCTTGAACTGAAGCTTGATGAATTGAGCGGCAGCGAAGCGGTGAACCGCCGGACATTCGTCGCCCTTTCGGACACGCCGGGCCTGACGAAGCTGCCGATCCGTGTGGGGGCCACCTTTCCGGCACATGTGCATGACGCGGGCGAAGCGGAGGACGGCCATGCCGACGGCACGGCGGCCTACGACCCGCATCTCTGGCTTGATCCCGAGAATGCCAAGCTGATGGGGGCGGCGATTGCCGGGACGCTGGCGAAAGCCGATCCGGATCATGCCTCGCAATACGCTGCGAATGCCAGGGCCTTGTCGGCGGAGATTGATGCACTGGAAGCCGCGTTGCGCCGCGACCTTGCGGATGTGCGCGGCAAACCGTTCCTCGTGCAGCACGACGCCTACCAGTATTTCGAAAGGCGCTTTGGCCTCACGGCGGCTGGAAGCATCACGGATTTTGCCGCGAGCGAACCGTCGGCGCAGCGGCTGAAGGAGGTGCGCGACATCGTCAAGGAATCGGGTGCCGTGTGTGTGTTCCGTGAGCCGCAGTTCTCGGCGCGCGCCGCAGATGCCGTGACGGAGGACACGCCCGCCCGCAGTGGTGTTGTCGACGGCATCGGCAGCACGCTGGTGCCGGGCAAGCAGGCCTACGGCACATTGCTGAGCACTTTGGCGCAGAGCCTGAAAGACTGCCTCGCCGGGTGA
- a CDS encoding DNA polymerase Y family protein, translating to MPPPSLPFALVERGAKGLRLAAVNAAAREFGLMRGQRLADARAAVPDLLSEAHEPEQDIASLLGLCRWMERYSPWVAPDVPDGILMEVTGIPHLFGGEAAMMAGMKARLAGYGFTARISCAATIGAAWALARYGREGEDSLQDLPVEALRINADAARTLRRLGLKTIGALTSLPRASLARRFRGESIHENVLLRLDELLGQRAEPLNAVNPETSVMAHRGFLEPVITHEGLVTVLRTLSAEVARALEAKGEGALRLILKLFRSDGGRVQVPIGLTVPSHDGGHLFRLLSPRLETLDAGFGIDAMTLEVREAGSAVARQYGFMEENTASNLAQLNDRVMNRQERAITQLAAVESHLPERSEEAQALGMPLPPAGGGGLPERPLMIFVPPQPARVIAAVPGWPAHVTHLAACHAAHPAPCRAGTDRAGMVARRHGHAAARLLHDRGRAGPALLDLPRRSLW from the coding sequence GTGCCGCCCCCAAGCCTGCCCTTCGCGCTGGTTGAACGGGGCGCCAAGGGGCTTCGGCTCGCGGCCGTCAATGCGGCGGCGCGGGAATTCGGACTCATGCGCGGGCAGCGGCTGGCGGATGCGCGCGCCGCCGTGCCCGATCTCCTGAGCGAGGCCCATGAGCCGGAGCAGGACATCGCCAGTCTGCTTGGGCTGTGCCGCTGGATGGAACGCTACAGCCCATGGGTCGCCCCGGATGTGCCGGATGGCATCCTCATGGAGGTGACGGGCATTCCCCACCTCTTCGGCGGGGAGGCCGCCATGATGGCGGGCATGAAGGCGCGGCTGGCGGGCTATGGCTTTACCGCCCGCATTTCCTGTGCCGCCACCATCGGAGCCGCCTGGGCGCTGGCCCGTTATGGACGCGAGGGCGAGGACAGCCTGCAGGACCTCCCGGTGGAGGCGCTCCGCATCAATGCCGATGCCGCCCGCACCCTGCGGCGGCTGGGGCTGAAGACCATCGGGGCCCTCACCAGCCTGCCGCGGGCGAGCCTGGCGCGGCGCTTCCGTGGGGAAAGCATCCATGAAAACGTGCTGCTCCGCCTTGATGAACTGCTGGGCCAGAGGGCCGAACCGCTCAATGCGGTCAATCCTGAAACCTCGGTCATGGCGCACCGCGGGTTCCTGGAGCCGGTCATCACCCATGAAGGGCTGGTAACGGTGCTGCGCACCCTTTCCGCCGAGGTGGCGCGGGCGCTGGAGGCCAAGGGTGAAGGGGCCTTGCGGCTCATTCTCAAGCTCTTCCGCAGTGATGGCGGGCGGGTGCAGGTGCCCATTGGCCTCACGGTGCCGTCGCATGACGGCGGACATCTGTTCCGCCTGCTCTCGCCCCGGCTGGAGACGCTGGATGCGGGCTTCGGCATCGATGCCATGACGCTTGAGGTGCGCGAGGCGGGCTCTGCCGTGGCGCGGCAATACGGCTTCATGGAGGAGAACACGGCCAGCAACCTTGCCCAGCTCAACGACCGGGTGATGAACCGGCAGGAACGGGCGATCACGCAGCTTGCCGCTGTCGAAAGCCATCTGCCGGAGCGGTCGGAAGAGGCGCAGGCCTTGGGAATGCCCCTGCCACCGGCGGGAGGCGGCGGATTGCCGGAGCGGCCGCTGATGATCTTCGTGCCGCCGCAGCCCGCCCGCGTCATCGCCGCGGTGCCCGGATGGCCCGCCCATGTCACTCACCTGGCGGCGTGTCACGCGGCGCATCCTGCGCCATGCCGGGCCGGAACGGATCGCGCCGGAATGGTGGCGCGGCGACACGGGCACGCGGCCGCGCGACTACTACATGATCGAGGACGAGCAGGGCCGGCGCTACTGGATCTTCCGCGAAGGTCTCTATGGTGA
- a CDS encoding cytochrome c biogenesis protein CcdA: protein MDLNVSIGAALLAGALSFLSPCVLPLVPPYLCYISGVSLDDLSGEEVKVQNHHRLRVMLAALCFVLGFTTVFVLLGATASAAGQMLRQYLPVLTQVAGIAIIVMGLNFLGLFRLSFLAQEKRYHHPGEGVTLIGAYGIGLAFAFGWTPCIGPVLAAILSVAGSTESVSKGMSLLAIYSLGLGIPFLIAAFSLDTFLGFSRKFRRHMPKVERIMGLLLVITGVMFLTGSMQTLSYWLIEWFPGLASIG from the coding sequence ATGGATTTGAATGTCAGCATCGGCGCGGCTCTTCTGGCGGGAGCTCTCAGCTTCCTCTCCCCTTGCGTGCTGCCGCTGGTGCCGCCCTATCTCTGTTACATCAGCGGCGTCTCGCTGGACGATCTCTCCGGAGAAGAAGTAAAGGTACAGAACCATCATCGCCTCCGCGTGATGCTGGCGGCCCTGTGCTTCGTGCTCGGCTTCACCACCGTCTTCGTGCTGCTGGGGGCCACGGCCTCCGCCGCCGGGCAGATGCTGCGCCAGTATCTTCCCGTGCTGACGCAGGTGGCCGGCATCGCCATCATCGTCATGGGGCTGAACTTCCTCGGACTCTTCCGCCTCTCCTTCCTCGCGCAGGAGAAGCGCTACCATCATCCCGGCGAAGGCGTGACGCTGATCGGCGCTTACGGCATCGGACTTGCCTTTGCCTTCGGCTGGACGCCCTGCATCGGGCCTGTGCTGGCCGCCATTCTCTCAGTGGCAGGATCGACGGAAAGCGTCAGCAAGGGCATGAGCCTGCTCGCCATCTATTCGCTGGGCCTCGGCATTCCCTTCCTCATCGCCGCCTTCAGCCTTGATACGTTCCTCGGCTTCTCCCGCAAGTTCCGCCGCCACATGCCGAAGGTGGAGCGCATCATGGGACTGCTGCTCGTGATCACCGGCGTCATGTTCCTCACAGGCTCCATGCAGACGCTCTCCTACTGGCTGATCGAGTGGTTCCCCGGCCTTGCATCCATCGGCTGA
- a CDS encoding nickel/cobalt transporter has product MRLLIRAVLVLMMLAGGFSLPVLAQEGASSPPPPKIVIDKRKLLVPPRNPDGSIIETPFSEDPVRWARDKQQNFYHRLSGAIRGLASDSPLQAGWTLVFVSFLYGVFHAAGPGHGKVVISGWLVATQNDLKRGIAIAALSALFQALTAIIIVTALLALVGSAAGMARDVAGFLESASYLMIAGLGLYLIWTGLRRPAVAVSAPAPAPAPAPAPVPAGVAMGADDGFRFELAEPMSASLPAGHVHGPECGCGHAHVPAAADVRGDWSWRRALSLALAVGLRPCSGALLVLLFSWGMGLYWAGILSTLAMGLGVFITISAIAALAVFAKGAALRFAGLGNQMLERVVLVVRLLAGAGIAALGGLMFWASLGSVNGMM; this is encoded by the coding sequence ATGCGGCTCCTGATCCGCGCGGTTCTGGTGCTGATGATGCTGGCGGGAGGGTTCTCGCTGCCGGTGCTGGCGCAGGAGGGTGCATCATCGCCACCGCCGCCGAAGATCGTGATCGACAAGCGCAAACTGCTGGTGCCTCCCCGCAATCCCGACGGGTCGATCATCGAGACGCCGTTCAGCGAGGACCCGGTGCGCTGGGCGCGGGACAAGCAGCAGAATTTCTATCACAGGCTCTCCGGTGCGATCCGCGGGCTTGCGTCCGATTCGCCGCTGCAGGCGGGATGGACGCTGGTGTTCGTGAGCTTCCTCTATGGCGTCTTCCACGCTGCCGGTCCGGGGCATGGCAAGGTGGTGATTTCGGGCTGGCTCGTTGCCACGCAGAACGACCTGAAGCGCGGCATCGCCATCGCCGCCCTGAGCGCCCTGTTCCAGGCCCTGACGGCGATCATCATCGTGACCGCGTTGCTGGCGCTGGTGGGAAGTGCTGCCGGCATGGCGCGAGACGTGGCGGGCTTCCTGGAAAGCGCCAGTTATCTCATGATCGCGGGACTCGGGCTTTATCTGATCTGGACCGGCCTGCGGCGGCCGGCGGTGGCGGTTTCCGCACCGGCACCCGCACCGGCACCCGCACCGGCACCCGTGCCGGCAGGCGTGGCGATGGGCGCAGACGATGGCTTCCGCTTCGAATTGGCGGAGCCCATGTCCGCATCACTTCCTGCTGGTCATGTGCACGGGCCGGAGTGCGGCTGCGGCCATGCCCATGTGCCGGCGGCGGCTGATGTCCGGGGAGACTGGTCGTGGCGGCGGGCCTTGTCATTGGCGCTGGCGGTGGGCCTCAGGCCCTGTTCGGGGGCGCTGCTGGTGCTGCTGTTTTCCTGGGGCATGGGGCTCTACTGGGCGGGAATCCTGTCCACGCTGGCCATGGGGCTCGGGGTGTTCATCACCATCTCGGCCATCGCTGCGCTGGCGGTGTTTGCCAAGGGTGCGGCATTGCGGTTTGCCGGATTGGGGAACCAAATGCTGGAGCGTGTCGTATTGGTTGTACGCCTGCTCGCCGGAGCAGGCATCGCGGCACTTGGCGGGCTCATGTTCTGGGCCTCGCTCGGCAGCGTCAACGGGATGATGTAA
- a CDS encoding phosphotransferase family protein, with translation MTPEEEKDARDAMRVIPTLSAYSGPIERLGGLTNRVYRAGGHVLRIPGKGTEEYINRTHEAEAARVAATAGVSPEVIHADPQTGVMATVLVPDAVTMSPDAFRSRKGSPARAGLALRRLHTSGGLFPFRFELFAMIDDYLKVLATKDVDLPDGYHDVVREADAIRAALARKPAPLVACHCDPLCENFIDTGSRMWIVDWEYSGMNDPMWDLGDLSVEAGFDQTQEMEMLSAYFDGAPAAADHGRMVIYKAMCDLLWTLWGLIQHANKNPADDFAAYALNRFNRCKTLMAAPGFARHLAAI, from the coding sequence ATGACGCCAGAAGAAGAAAAAGACGCCCGCGACGCCATGCGCGTCATTCCCACCCTCTCGGCCTATTCCGGCCCCATTGAGCGCCTGGGTGGCCTGACCAACCGGGTCTACCGCGCCGGGGGCCATGTGCTGCGCATCCCCGGCAAAGGCACGGAGGAATACATCAACCGGACCCATGAGGCGGAGGCAGCCCGTGTCGCCGCCACGGCGGGCGTGAGCCCCGAAGTGATCCACGCCGATCCACAGACCGGTGTGATGGCGACCGTGCTGGTGCCCGATGCCGTGACCATGTCGCCCGACGCCTTCCGAAGCCGCAAGGGCTCACCCGCCCGCGCCGGACTGGCACTCCGCCGCCTGCACACCTCGGGCGGACTCTTCCCGTTCCGCTTCGAACTCTTCGCCATGATCGACGACTATCTCAAGGTGCTGGCAACCAAGGATGTGGACCTGCCGGACGGTTATCATGACGTGGTGCGCGAGGCCGATGCCATCCGCGCCGCACTGGCGCGCAAACCCGCACCGCTTGTTGCCTGTCACTGCGATCCCTTGTGCGAGAACTTCATCGACACCGGCAGCCGCATGTGGATTGTCGATTGGGAATACTCCGGCATGAACGATCCCATGTGGGACCTCGGAGATTTGTCCGTCGAGGCAGGCTTTGACCAGACGCAGGAGATGGAGATGCTGTCGGCCTACTTCGATGGCGCGCCCGCCGCCGCCGATCACGGCCGCATGGTGATCTACAAGGCCATGTGCGATCTGCTGTGGACCCTGTGGGGCCTGATCCAGCATGCCAACAAGAATCCCGCGGATGATTTCGCGGCGTATGCCCTCAACCGCTTCAACCGCTGCAAGACTCTGATGGCAGCGCCGGGGTTTGCCCGGCATCTTGCCGCCATCTGA